A single genomic interval of Bradyrhizobium sp. sBnM-33 harbors:
- a CDS encoding arylesterase: protein MARSYGTSTARVEGLKQMFAHIRVLIVALMTAGPALAQTQAPATAPAKPVKMVVLGDSLSAGLGLSAPAAFPARLQKALSDKGIKVDMINAGVSGDTTSGGRDRLDWSIPEGTEAVILELGANDALRGIDPAVTRAALSDILTRLKARNIAVLLCGMLAPPNYGSEYAARFNAIYPELSKSFGVPLYPFFLEGVASEAKLNQADGIHPTAEGVDIIVKNILPMVEAFVGTISRQRS, encoded by the coding sequence ATGGCTCGGTCATATGGCACTTCCACCGCTCGGGTCGAGGGCTTGAAACAGATGTTTGCGCACATACGCGTGTTGATTGTGGCTTTGATGACGGCCGGGCCGGCTTTGGCCCAGACGCAAGCCCCGGCCACTGCACCCGCCAAACCGGTCAAAATGGTCGTTCTCGGTGATTCCTTGAGCGCTGGCCTCGGCCTGTCTGCGCCGGCAGCATTCCCCGCCCGCCTACAAAAAGCGTTAAGCGACAAGGGGATAAAGGTCGACATGATCAATGCCGGGGTGTCCGGCGATACCACGTCCGGCGGTCGCGACCGCCTGGATTGGTCGATCCCGGAGGGAACCGAGGCGGTCATTCTCGAGCTCGGCGCCAACGACGCCTTGCGCGGGATCGATCCCGCCGTCACCCGCGCGGCGCTGAGCGATATCCTGACCCGGCTGAAGGCGCGCAACATCGCCGTTCTCTTGTGCGGGATGCTGGCGCCGCCCAATTACGGCAGCGAATATGCGGCGCGCTTCAACGCCATCTATCCGGAGCTATCCAAATCGTTCGGCGTGCCGCTCTACCCGTTTTTCCTGGAGGGGGTTGCGAGCGAGGCCAAGCTCAACCAGGCCGACGGAATTCATCCGACAGCCGAGGGTGTCGACATTATCGTGAAGAATATTCTGCCCATGGTGGAGGCATTTGTTGGCACGATCTCCCGGCAGCGGAGTTGA
- the thpR gene encoding RNA 2',3'-cyclic phosphodiesterase, whose amino-acid sequence MPRLFAGLEIPAEIGQSLSNLRGGLPGARWIDPENYHVTLRFIGDIDGMSANEIASMLFRVNRKPFEVKVQGLQSFGGKKPRAVVASVEPSRPLIELQAELERLMQRLGLDPEGRKFIPHVTLARLHDASSQDVADYLSVRGYFPSRTFWASRFVLFSSRASTGGGPYVVEDSYALSA is encoded by the coding sequence ATGCCGCGTTTGTTTGCTGGACTGGAAATTCCGGCCGAGATCGGCCAGAGCCTTTCCAATTTGCGTGGCGGCCTTCCCGGCGCACGCTGGATCGATCCCGAAAATTATCACGTCACCTTGCGCTTCATTGGCGATATCGACGGCATGTCGGCGAATGAAATCGCCTCGATGCTGTTTCGGGTCAACCGCAAGCCGTTCGAAGTCAAGGTGCAGGGGCTGCAGAGCTTTGGGGGCAAGAAACCGCGCGCAGTGGTCGCTTCCGTCGAGCCGAGCCGGCCGCTGATCGAGCTGCAGGCCGAGCTCGAAAGGCTGATGCAGCGGCTCGGGCTCGATCCGGAGGGGCGCAAATTCATTCCCCATGTGACGCTGGCGCGGCTGCATGACGCCTCGAGCCAGGACGTTGCCGATTATCTCTCGGTGCGCGGCTATTTCCCGAGCCGCACGTTCTGGGCTTCGCGCTTCGTGTTGTTCTCGTCCCGCGCGTCCACCGGCGGCGGGCCCTATGTGGTCGAGGATTCCTACGCGCTGAGTGCGTGA
- the zapE gene encoding cell division protein ZapE produces the protein MLSTDPTSFRAQYQAMVSSGAIEADPAQAEVAEAFAALEERLSSYKPARKLSLLGRLFGDKSEPPPRGLYIHGEVGRGKTMLMDLFFQQSPVQRKRRAHFHEFMAEAHEKIYAYRQNIARGEIADSDVIELTANAIFDEAWLLCFDEFHVTDIADAMILGRLFSKLFELGTVVVATSNVAPEDLYKGGLNRALFLPFISQIEHRMDVLRLDARTDFRLEKLAGVKMWLVPPDDEAGAALDRAWAKMTGKAPCKPRDIAIKGRILRVPCSAHGVARFSFADICEKPLAASDYLRLAHDYHTILIDRIPVMDYAARNAAKRFISLIDTLYDNAVKLMASAEADPVSLYVAAEGVEANEFKRTASRLIEMSSESYLALPHGRKDSAASGSSTGLVET, from the coding sequence ATGCTGTCGACTGACCCCACCTCGTTCCGCGCACAATATCAGGCAATGGTTTCCTCCGGCGCGATCGAGGCCGATCCCGCGCAGGCGGAAGTTGCCGAGGCGTTTGCCGCACTTGAGGAGCGGCTGTCGAGCTACAAGCCGGCGCGCAAGCTAAGCCTGCTCGGCCGATTGTTCGGCGACAAAAGCGAGCCGCCGCCGCGCGGGCTCTACATTCACGGCGAGGTCGGCCGCGGCAAAACCATGCTGATGGACCTGTTCTTTCAGCAGAGCCCGGTCCAGCGCAAGCGCCGCGCCCATTTCCACGAATTCATGGCCGAGGCGCACGAGAAGATCTACGCCTATCGCCAGAATATCGCGCGCGGTGAAATCGCAGATAGCGACGTGATCGAGCTGACGGCCAACGCCATCTTCGACGAGGCGTGGCTGTTGTGCTTCGACGAATTCCACGTCACCGACATTGCCGACGCCATGATCCTGGGGCGGCTGTTCTCCAAACTGTTCGAACTCGGCACCGTGGTCGTGGCGACTTCGAACGTCGCGCCCGAAGATCTTTACAAAGGGGGCCTCAACCGCGCGCTGTTCCTGCCGTTCATTTCGCAAATCGAACACCGCATGGACGTGCTGCGGCTCGACGCACGCACCGATTTCCGGCTGGAAAAACTTGCCGGCGTGAAGATGTGGCTGGTGCCGCCGGATGATGAAGCCGGCGCCGCACTCGACCGCGCCTGGGCCAAGATGACCGGCAAGGCGCCGTGCAAGCCGCGCGACATCGCGATCAAGGGCCGCATCCTGCGCGTGCCCTGTTCGGCGCACGGCGTGGCGCGATTTTCCTTTGCAGATATCTGCGAAAAGCCGCTGGCCGCGTCGGATTACCTGCGGCTGGCGCACGATTATCATACCATTCTGATCGACCGCATTCCGGTGATGGATTACGCCGCGCGCAACGCCGCCAAGCGTTTTATCTCGCTGATCGACACGCTTTACGACAACGCGGTGAAGCTGATGGCCTCGGCCGAAGCCGATCCGGTCTCGCTGTATGTCGCTGCCGAGGGCGTTGAAGCCAACGAGTTCAAGCGGACCGCGTCGCGGCTGATCGAGATGAGTTCCGAATCCTATCTGGCGCTTCCACATGGAAGGAAGGATTCCGCGGCGAGCGGATCGAGCACCGGGCTGGTGGAGACGTGA